One window of Oreochromis niloticus isolate F11D_XX linkage group LG23, O_niloticus_UMD_NMBU, whole genome shotgun sequence genomic DNA carries:
- the lpxn gene encoding leupaxin codes for MLSEGTKMDELDLLLEELALNPAGSDSVPEKKSNDTTKREVPSEVCIGNTKNGKVSNSSNVYSDVPTPVPAFVEPDSPTQELDLILQDLMGLAQGDLEPPTDPPPLTQKKQTEGGKQESSSSSSSSNTPAASDGKATTQRKKTDMIDDLLGGLSTDLEKIGVRTTAKGHCASCNKCIVGKMITALGEVWHPEHFVCAVCKMELSTTGFFERDGRPYCDKDYHQLFSPRCAYCKGPIMQNIVTALDQTWHPEHFFCAHCGGLFGTEGFLEKDGKPYCCKDFYHLFAPKCSGCGESVRENYLTAANGTWHPECFVCADCLKPFTDGSFMELNGRPLCSLHFHSRQGTLCGGCGKPIIGRCISAMDRKFHPEHFVCAFCLRQLSQGIFKEQKGKPYCSACFDKLFV; via the exons ATGCTGTCAGAAGGAACCAAAATGGATGAGCTCG ATTTGCTGTTAGAGGAGCTGGCCCTGAATCCAGCGGGTTCAGACAGCGTCCCCGAGAAAAAGAGCAACGATACAACAAAAAGAGAa GTGCCAAGTGAAGTTTGTATTGGAAATAccaaaaatggaaaagtctcaaACTCCTCAAATGTGTACAG TGATGTTCCAACTCCCGTGCCAGCTTTTGTGGAACCTGACTCACCGACTCAGGAGCTGGACTTAATCTTGCAAGACCTGATGGGTCTAGCTCAAGGG GATCTAGAACCTCCAACCGACCCACCACCACttacacaaaaaaagcaaacagaagGTGGAAAAcaggagagcagcagcagcagcagcagcagcaacactccAGCGGCTTCAGATGGAAAAGCCACAAcgcaaagaaagaaaacagatatGATAGATGACCTGCTGGGAGGGTTGAGCACTGACTTGGAGAAGATCGGTGTACGGACCACAGCCAAGGGCCACTGTGCTTCCTGCAACAAATGCATTGTAGGAAAG ATGATCACAGCACTGGGTGAAGTGTGGCACCCTGAACACTTTGTGTGTGCGGTGTGTAAGATGGAGCTGAGCACCACAGGCTTCTTTGAGAGAGACGGACGGCCGTACTGTGACAAAGACTACCATCAGCTCTTCTCACCACGCTGTGCCTATTGCAAGGGGCCTATTATGCAG AACATCGTGACAGCTCTGGACCAGACCTGGCACCCAGAGCACTTCTTCTGTGCACACTGCGGAGGCTTGTTTGGAACGGAAG GTTTCCTAGAGAAGGATGGGAAGCCATATTGTTGTAAGGACTTCTACCACCTCTTTGCTCCAAAGTGCTCAGGCTGTGGGGAGTCGGTGCGGGAGAATTACCTGACTGCAGCCAATGGCACCTGGCATCCAGAGTGCTTCGTCTGCGCA GACTGCCTGAAGCCCTTCACTGATGGAAGTTTCATGGAGCTCAATGGTCGTCCCCTCTGCTCGCTTCACTTTCACTCCAGGCAAGGCACTCTGTGCGGTGGCTGCGGAAAGCCCATCATCGGCCGCTGCATCTCTGCTATGGATCGCAAGTTTCACCCCGAGCACTTTGTGTGTGCCTTTTGTCTGCGGCAGCTCAGCCAGGGCATCTTCAAGGAGCAGAAAGGGAAACCATACTGCTCAGCTTGCTTTGACAAACTCTTTGTCTGA